The nucleotide sequence cttttacatttttaacacactctgttagcttagataattgagaggTTTCAtgtggtctcgttgagatatatagctgagtatcatcagcttaACAGTGGAAATTAATcccttattttctaataatattaccaaagtggcaacatgtatattgaaaatagaaggggacctagggcggatccttgtggcactccatattttactggtgataaatgagatgaatccccatttaaataaactaaatggttgcgatcggacaggtaggatctaacccatcttaaagcctgcccttgaatacctgtatagttttgtaatcgatctatgagtatgtcatgatctatggtgtcgaacgcagcactaagatcaagtaaaactagaaatgagatgcagccttgatctgacgcaaggagcaggtaatttgtaattttaacaagtgcagtttctgtgctatggtggggcctgaaacctgactgaaattcttcatacagatcattttttttgtgcaggaaggtgctcaattgggcagacacaactttttctaaaatttcagacataaatggaagatttgaaatagggatataatttgccagtacactaggatctagttttggtttcttaataagaggcttaataaccaccagcttaaatggttttgggacgtgacctaaagataacgacgagttaatgatattgagaagcggttcttcggctacaggaaacaactctttcagtaatttagtgggtacaggatctaataaacatgttgttggtttagatacagtgataagtttatttagctcttcctgtcctatggttgtaaagcactgaagaagaagaagtttattcacatacacatacatatattcatatgCACTTAAGATAATCATGCATGTGAACTGGTCCCCAAAGAAGCTACCTTAAGCTTATACTAGGGGGCCATGACAAGCCAGGCAAAAAGAAAAATGaggatgaaaaaatgaaaaaaaatgtgtggccaacatataatacatttcatacatcACATTCATACAACAAAAGGAAGGAGATCCCATTTAACAGATACAGTTTTGTTTAACAGTTTACCtgactgcagtttatctttgggtgcgatggatgaaactgaagtgttagacgctgtagaatttacatttgttattgtatttctaatgttatctattttatcagtgaagaaattcaagtcattactatttaacgttggtggaatatttgaatcaggtggcgtctggtaatttgttaatttagccactgtgataaataaaaaccttggattgttttggttattttctatgagtttgtggatatgctctgctctagcagtttttagagcctgtctatagctggacatactgttttccaTGCAAATCTAAACTTCCAAgtaagtttttctccatttgcgttcaagactgcgagttactttcttgagagagtgagtattactgttataccatggcacagtacatttttctctaacctttttcaatttgatgggggaaacagcttctaatgtattagagaaaatagtccccatgttgccagtcatttcgtctaattcatatgtaattttgggtacaaatagcagttcatATAAATCAGGCAGGCTTTttttatttgcgaatctgtctttggtgactggaacaatagttctgcccagatggtatcgctgagacatatagttaatatcagttatacgcagcatgcacgatacaaggaaatggtctgtaatatcatcacattgaggtacaatatctatagcagtaagatcgattccatgcgatataattaaatctagtgtatgattaaaaaaatgatttattaggtcagtaaacgcaagtcctaatgtatcatttttattatcaacgtgaatattaaaatctcccatgattagcaccTTATCAattgtaaccagaaggtctgagaggaaatctgcaaattcttttaggaattctgtatatggccctggtggtctatacacagtagccagagcaagagatacattagatttcttttgcatgtctgacagtgtaacattaagcagaagtatttcaaaagagttaaacctgtatcctgttctctgggtaacattgagaatatcactatatattgttgcaacaccacGGCCATGACCAGTCTGACGTGaatcatgcttataacagtagtttggtggagtagactcatttagaccaaaataatcatttggttttagacaggtttcagtcaagcagagtatatcaaaacttttatctgtgatcatttcatttacaataactgctttgggtgtgagtgatctgatatttatgagcccaaacttacattttttttttttcatttactttacttttttcttgtttaatcacgataagattttttctagatcctacattacatttatattttgacctcactattcggtgaacagacacagtcttaatagattcatttttaaaacatacagtattcCATCTCATCTTCAAAGGGTGTGTCTTGTTACTGGTTCACAGACAAACATTTATATGTTGGTTTTATTCACAAAACTAGAACACAGCACATGACATTGAAATGTCAACAAATACCTCAATCAATGTAAAGTAAATACACTCTTCTATCTTAACTTCAATGGGTGTTTCTTGTAATTGGTTCCTAAACAAACATGTAGATTTTGGTTTTATTCACAGAACTATGAGACAACACAtgatattgaaataataaaaaaatacatcaattaATTTCCTATAAATGTACTCTTCTATCTCAATTTCTAAGGATGTGTCTTGAAACCTAAAAGAACATTTCCATGTTGATAACCTCAACAAAGCAGCATTTATTAAGCATAGAAATCAGAGCGttctcttttattatttataattaggcctatatcattttacatttaatgacaCATTCAATCTAAATTGTGGaagcttaaataataaaatacttctaaaaaagaaacacaaatgttaataataatgtgAGTATaagacattaaaggaatagttaacccaaaaaattTCTCATATCATTTCAAACTAGGGAttgaaaatattgattaattccaTAATCGATTGTCGTTTAAtcgttaaagctgcagtaggtaacttttgtaaaaaaatattttttacatatttgttaaacctgtcattatgtcctgacagtagaatatgagacagataatctgtgaacaaatcaagctcctctggctcctcccagtggtcctattgccatttgcagttacggaccgctcccggtaagaaacaaccaatcagagatgcggtctgtaactttgtgttcaaaatgtagaaaaatttatataataagcgagtacaccatgaatccattttccaaaccgtgtttttagcttgtcctgaatcactagggtgcacctataataagtgtttatattcggactattttagattgcttcgggggtaccgcggcggagtaacccagtacctttgtgattcttcatagacataaacagagagaagtagttccggctacgatgttcttccgcaagacgcaagcagttctgtttattaaccgctagagcgtcaaaagttacctaccgcatctttaaccataatgctgcaaaatgcttcTATTGCAGGCAAGCAGTCACTGGCATGACAGGATGTGTAAaagccacacacaaacacacagcgctTTTGccggggttttagtctgaataaaatgctagtagcaggattataaaatgaattgaTGTGATTATGATAATttcataaaatgaagagagcgtgcCATACGTTTGAGATCAATTTACTTTGTTGACTTTCCTATCCCTCACGGAGACCGCTGAAcacgcctctttaaatggtttggTGGTgttcgttgttgtattttaaaacacaattgcaatgttttcaactgacattgtggcatttgaaataaaattatcccaaacgtaactgtggtgtgtgtgtgacagtgctGAATAATCGATAATAATAAccaataatcgattaatcgtttgcatccctattccaaacctgtatgagttgcttccTTATTTTGAACATATAAGAAGATCTTTTGAAGATTGCTGGAAATGAAACagttggtagtttttttttttcctactatggaagtcagtgggaaccaGTCTCAATTTTCTCTATTCCTCCCTGGATATTCCCCTTGCCAACTGTTGACCTTAGTAAACAACAGGAAATTATAGAAAATTCCAGTCAACTTCTGATATGGTATATAGTCCAAAAGTATTTTGAGAAAAATTTCCCagaatcagtgtttttatttacagaTGGATCCAAGGATCctgacacagaaaattcaggtgCAGATGTATATATTACAATGTGTGATTTATATATTAAGAGAAGAGTAACCAATCATGTGTCAGTATATGTGACAGAGCTATTGGTGATATTGCTGGCCCTACAGTAGATAGAAGATATGGAAGTAAATCAATTACTCTGTCATTGCATCTGATTGCATCATTCAGCACTTGAAAGTATAAGATCTGGCAGGTCATCTGTTAGGATGGATATTATCAATGAAATATTCTGCAGGATGTATGAAATTAAAGTTGAGGGCTCATCTAAACAATTCATTTTAGTTCCTGCTCATGTTGGTGTCACAGCCATACCATCTACAcctgaatcggacacttacgccacgcCCACTCGTtcccaatcaccagaattctgaacacctgtgcatcatcaccagtgcaACATATAAAGCCCTCCATCACCATCACCCattgtctggtcttgcaccgatctcctcacacTTACCTGAACGCCATTCGTCTGACCTACCTGATCTGCTGAACCCTCTTCGTCTTCATCTGTATTCCTGTTCCCTTCGTCTGAGTCGCCATCTGTATCACCATCACCTAAAGGAAAGTTGTGTTATCACGGTGTCATCTACGTGTCAAGAGATTATCATTCTGTGTTTActtcgtgtcaagattcacctgtgtctgaaacctctgatttacAGTAAACACCATTGCACTGAATCGTCTGTGTCCTCGCCTGTGTCTGATAGTTGGTGTGGAGGGAATAAGACCAGTGCATTTGTTTGTAACTCTATTTTATATAGTGTGtttttgttgctgctgctgctaacTGAACATATTTCTTGATCTCATTAACCTCATCATCTCCAGGTCACACTGAACAGCAGATTGTTGTCTCAAGCCAGTGCTGATCAATGACAGTTTAgctgcagtctgtcagagaagagaggaaagatgagtctctcacagaaacagaggtaagactgagtctgttttcagacaatcattttaaacactgctgcactttcagaggattgctgtaaaaaaaaaaacagccttaaCAAactctgttttatatttacaaattatttgcAGAACTTCAGAGCTTCATAACttcctaattaaaaaataaatgaatacataaaaatatttaaaaaagtagccAGTAGATGATAAATATCTGAGAACTGGAAATCAAAATAGTAATTTTACAATCACTCTTCAGCACTGGATATGTACTTTGTAAATTACTTCACATAATCTAGGACCTAAAAACCAAAATCACTAATATTTCAGACATTAAAAATGACTCTTAATTTAAAGGGTCAGATGATGCTTTTTATTGCTGTAGAAaagtttctcttctctctttgtgtcattagtgtaagatcaggatcacatgtgtctgtgaagagtgactggTCAAAGGATGGTAACATGCCGAACTTCAGTGAGAAAAAAACATCTATCAAAAggtatttattatcttttgacatttataAAGTTGTGTTGGCTTCTTTCTCTACTAAGAAGCTTGTGATaggaatgaatgaaataaaacaataaatgactGATTTCCTCTTTTATTGAGCTCAGTCTGGAGCTTCTTTCCAGTAACACAATCACACAAGCAGACACAAGGAGGTATAAATTAACCATGAAAATAGTTCATGCAGCCAAACATGAATAAGTCTTTCCATCTATCCATAGTCATAGATGAACAAATGCATGTCTATACTGTGCTTCATTACCATCCTCAACAGTGAAGCTCTTTAAATGAGACTGAAGGAGCTCCTGTAGTAAAGTGGTTTGTTCTTTGTGTAattagtgtaagatcagactcacatgtgtccagctctgtgtctgtgaagagtgaccggtCAAAGGATGACGGACCAAACTtcagtgaagaaacaacatcACGAACCAAACAGTATTTGATGTTTCTTAGTTTTGTTTACACACAGACTGTGTCAGAAAGTGTGTCAgtgaataattatcataaaaatacTTCTAGTCCATGAATTGATCACTTATTTATTCTCTttgctaaaatgtttaaaatattctttGGTCATTTGTTTTCCCTAAACAGcagtattttgatttgttttatttactatcAGGCTTCAGTGTGAAACATTAGATCCAGATTTACAGTCTCACAGGAAACACAAGAATTTTACAGACAGTCTCCTGCAGATCTTCCAGGTAATGAAACGCATTTAcaagaatatttaataattataataaacaaagatGTTATTGAATAAGAGtgtgacagaacttttatttctttttcttttaaagaacccATGGAGTAAGAATGAGAacccatttttattaatatttacagctAATTAGTGTTTGTCTTGAtttttgatggattttttttttattactgaataCATAATTTTGATCAATATAGCTGAAGATatttttctgtcatttactcTATTCTTTCTTTGTAGGATCTTGAGAGCAAAATAAACATGTTTCTGAAGAAAGAActggaaaagtttaagaaaatattacaaaaagagaaCTTACAATActttgtgaaggactttaatgagaaccgatgcagtatgaaagaagcagctcttgatctcacgctctacttcctgagagagatgaagcaagatgaagctgctgatGCTCTAGAAGGTAAGAGACTCATGATCGTCTGTCAGATTGTCACTTATAAATGTAGAGagaaaataagattaaacaatatctgtatttttgtttctgtttagatgaactggtcttcattcatcagctaaagtgtagcctaaagaataagtatcaatgtgtgtctgaaggaattgcaaagcaaggtgactctacacttctgaagaacatctacacagatctctatatcactcagggttgtagtgaacaggtcaatactgaacatgaggtgagacagattgaagttACTTCCAGATGTCATGAATCACAGGAGATACaggttgagtgcaaacatttgtttgaagcacctgaacaagacaagcagatcagaactgtactgacaaaaggagttgctggcatcggaaaatcagtctctgtgcagaagtttgttctggattgggccgaaggaaaagaaaatcaagatatcagcttcatatttcctcttccatttagagagatgaacttaaaggagaaagaaaaactaagtttgatggaccttataactcagtttttcccagagacaaaaggactgaaGCTTACAAGAATAAATCAGTTCAAAgtcttgttcattcttgatggattggatgaatgtcgtcttcctgtaaactttaaggataatgagacgtggtctgatgtttcatcaccagcctctctggatgttctcctgacgaacctcatcaagggaaatctgcttccttctgctctcatctggatcaccagcagaccagcagctgccagtaagattcctcctgactgtatcgaccggctgacagagatacgaggattcaatgatgcacaaaaggaggagtacttcagaaaaagattcacagatgagaatcaggccaaagaaatcattgatcgtgttaaacaatcaaagagtctctttatcatgtgccacatcccagtcttctgctggatttcagccactgttctccagaacattttagaggagaaaagaTATAATTTTGTGAAAAACAATCAGGCTGATGATGCCTCCAGAACACTGCAGgagtcaaatactgaagacactcctaagactctgacacaaatgtacacacacttcctcagatttcagatccagcagagcagacgaaagtatgatggagaacatacaccagatgtttcctgggataaagatgccatcttttcactggggaaactggcatttgatcagctggaaagaaacaatgtgatcttctatgacacagatctggaagcctgtggtattgacgtctataaggcatcagtgtactcaggcatgtgtacccagatctttaaggaggaaacagggatcactcttggtaccatgtactgcttcgttcacttgagcattcaagagtttattgcagccctttatgcacatctgtttctagacatcaaaaataaatttgtgTTTGATAAAGACTCTACaaaacaggaaaataaaaatggcaGTGTTTTTTTGGACCATTTCCTTCACTTCCTTCTCGGACAATCCAAAAAAACcatgattgatttgctcaagactgcagtggacaaggcactagagagtgaaaatggacacctggatctttttcttcgtttcctccttggtttgtcactccagtccaatcagagactcttacagggtctGTTGACACATGAAGACAATGAGCAGAGCAAAAaggaaatagttcagtacatcaagcagaaattagagtctaatctgtctccagagagatccatcaatctgttctactgtctgaatgaactgaacgaccaaactctggtgaaagacattcagacccaccttagcaaaggaagtctctcatctgctgatctttcacctgcccagtggtctgctttggtctttgtgttgttgacatcagaggaggagctggaggagtttgagcttcagaaattcaagaaatcagacgagtgtctcattagattatcagcagtcatcaaaacctgcaaaagagctctgtaagttatttaatatatcttgtcatgttttgttctcatcttaaaattacattaatctacacTGACACATAGCAGGCTTGGACACCGCTGATTTAGTGAgtgagtgacatgacatacagccaagtatggtgacccatactcagaatccgtgctcttcatttaacccatccaaagtgcgcacacacacacacacacacacacacacacacacacttttattatttaataatattactattattatatgtagcttttttgctcacatttttggtctgttttctctttgaTAATTTGCGGATGCCGAAAATTCAGTGCATACCTACTTACATACCCTCCTTGTTTACAAATCCGAAGCAAGTCCATACATCCGCATTTAAATGCAGAAGGGGCTTTCCTGATAACTTTCTGCAATGGCGTTATCTTTTTTTTACTAACTTGCTGCATGCTAAAGGCGACCCAGCTGACCTAGATTGTCTagaaattgattttattattctACCAAATAGTATACTAAAAGATTGATACTTGGCATCCGTGTATCAATACAGTATTGCCGTGGAAAATATTGCGATACAATACTTAATTGTAGTACACTATCGTTTATTgatgttaacctaatgctgcgttccagacagacaactgtatatccaagttgtctgtctggaacgcagcattaggtaAACATCAATAAACGATAGTGTACTACAATTAAGTATTGTATCGCAATATTTTCCACGGCAATACTGTATTGATTAATTATAACACAAtacaatattgtattatattatagtctttaatattatactttacataataatatataacatactttatatatttatatattatgttaggtaaaaaaaaaatgttaagcctaaatgcactgtaagtcgctttgaaagCTGTAGTGTGGAGTCAGACACGCTAGGATGCAACTGCagtagagctgaaacaactaatcgattaaaatcgattattaaaatagttgtcaactaatttagtcatcGATTAGTtgctaaataacatttatttgccGTAAGTGGCTCATTTCGTGTATATtttaaatctgcggtgaccaaagtgtggcagtaatgagccaccggaggttttgctcagccagtacagcaggagaagtagcgaatagccaatagctggcctcgttttatgtcacgtgcttcctgAACAGTTCTCTGCAGCATTTAGCGAGATGGAG is from Carassius gibelio isolate Cgi1373 ecotype wild population from Czech Republic chromosome B22, carGib1.2-hapl.c, whole genome shotgun sequence and encodes:
- the LOC127987699 gene encoding NACHT, LRR and PYD domains-containing protein 12-like isoform X2, whose protein sequence is MSLSQKQSVRSGSHVSVKSDWSKDGNMPNFSEKKTSIKSVRSDSHVSSSVSVKSDRSKDDGPNFSEETTSRTKQLQCETLDPDLQSHRKHKNFTDSLLQIFQDLESKINMFLKKELEKFKKILQKENLQYFVKDFNENRCSMKEAALDLTLYFLREMKQDEAADALEDELVFIHQLKCSLKNKYQCVSEGIAKQGDSTLLKNIYTDLYITQGCSEQVNTEHEVRQIEVTSRCHESQEIQVECKHLFEAPEQDKQIRTVLTKGVAGIGKSVSVQKFVLDWAEGKENQDISFIFPLPFREMNLKEKEKLSLMDLITQFFPETKGLKLTRINQFKVLFILDGLDECRLPVNFKDNETWSDVSSPASLDVLLTNLIKGNLLPSALIWITSRPAAASKIPPDCIDRLTEIRGFNDAQKEEYFRKRFTDENQAKEIIDRVKQSKSLFIMCHIPVFCWISATVLQNILEEKRYNFVKNNQADDASRTLQESNTEDTPKTLTQMYTHFLRFQIQQSRRKYDGEHTPDVSWDKDAIFSLGKLAFDQLERNNVIFYDTDLEACGIDVYKASVYSGMCTQIFKEETGITLGTMYCFVHLSIQEFIAALYAHLFLDIKNKFVFDKDSTKQENKNGSVFLDHFLHFLLGQSKKTMIDLLKTAVDKALESENGHLDLFLRFLLGLSLQSNQRLLQGLLTHEDNEQSKKEIVQYIKQKLESNLSPERSINLFYCLNELNDQTLVKDIQTHLSKGSLSSADLSPAQWSALVFVLLTSEEELEEFELQKFKKSDECLIRLSAVIKTCKRALLNDCGLTDKSCPALASVLGSDTNLKELNMNNNNLQDYGAKMLCTGLKNSNCKLEILRLSDCSITEEGYKALASALRSNPSHLTELDLTGNDPGESGVKQLSDLLQDPNGQLNTLRFLGPAADEGCQYVTGIVGKNPLLLRELDLSSHKLGDTGVNQISALLQDKHCTLNTLNLCRCSITEKQSLILTSALKSNPSHLRELNLSLNQIKNTGVNHLCDVLKDSRCKLERLILRYCDITDVSSLTQSLTNTKALQFLKELDLSYNKIEDSKQKLIDVLRDSNCKLRI